From the Cryptomeria japonica chromosome 2, Sugi_1.0, whole genome shotgun sequence genome, one window contains:
- the LOC131051754 gene encoding heavy metal-associated isoprenylated plant protein 39, protein MKKMVLQLTIEDEKRKRKALKVVAAVEGVDSVAVDMKEKKMTVIGEADPVFVTARLRKFGFNFAELQSVGPAKDEKKEEEKPENPTVVYVQRPYYYDYSFANDENPNACTIC, encoded by the exons ATGAAG AAAATGGTGTTACAATTGACAATTGAGGacgagaaaagaaagaggaaggccCTCAAGGTGGTTGCAGCGGTAGAAG GGGTGGACTCTGTGGCCGTGGACATGAAGGAAAAAAAGATGACTGTAATTGGGGAAGCAGACCCTGTGTTTGTCACGGCAAGACTGAGGAAATTCGGGTTTAATTTTGCTGAACTGCAGAGCGTTGGGCCTGCCAAggatgagaagaaagaagaggaaaaaccAGAGAATCCAACGGTTGTGTATGTTCAAAGGCCTTATTATTATGATTACAGTTTCGCCAATGATGAGAATCCTAACGCCTGCACTATTTGCTGA